From a region of the Narcine bancroftii isolate sNarBan1 chromosome 5, sNarBan1.hap1, whole genome shotgun sequence genome:
- the LOC138764670 gene encoding CCAAT/enhancer-binding protein epsilon-like: MAGPDPNLYHCGRRPCSSPHPQPSYGLRGEAESLADSEASIDLAGYVMETGEEFLTDLFTKHDRLKGEVPPYPYPPHTPSIPSGGYYPQAYGIERKVPGRSAYEGGVTAVKEEPHDQARGSGGAHLMPPTFDPLHYQVAHCGQTSMHLGPGAVAPPPSVRLYKAAIPISGPSYPCGPGLRERLPSNPKAKKAVNKDSMEYRLRRERNNIAVRKSRDKAKRRNLETQQKALEFMSENERLRSKVEQLSQELDTLRGLFRQVPEGTITHSRP; this comes from the exons ATGGCAGGCCCTGACCCCAACCTGTACCACTGTGGCCGCCGGCCgtgctcctctccccacccgCAACCATCCTATGGTTTGCGTGGCGAGGCAGAGAGCCTGGCCGACTCCGAGGCCTCCATTGACCTGGCCGGCTACGTTATGGAGACCGGCGAGGAGTTCCTCACCGACCTGTTCACCAAACATGATCGCCTAAAGGGCGAGGTTCCCCCTTACCCCTACCCGCCCCACACCCCTTCAATCCCTTCTGGGGGCTACTACCCACAGGCCTATGGCATTGAGCGCAAGGTTCCAGGACGCTCAGCCTACGAAGGGGGAGTGACAGCTGTAAAGGAGGAACCCCACGACCAGGCCCGGGGCTCCGGGGGAGCCCACCTGATGCCCCCAACCTTTGACCCTCTGCACTACCAGGTGGCACACTGTGGCCAGACCAGCATGCACCTGGGCCCAGGGGCTGTGGCACCCCCTCCGTCTGTCCGGCTCTACAAG GCTGCGATCCCCATCAGCGGCCCATCCTATCCATGCGGCCCTGGGCTGCGGGAGCGACTGCCAAGTAACCCCAAGGCCAAGAAGGCAGTGAACAAGGACAGCATGGAGTACCGGCTGCGGCGGGAGCGTAACAACATCGCCGTGCGCAAGAGCCGGGACAAGGCCAAGCGGCGCAACCTGGAGACACAGCAGAAGGCACTGGAGTTCATGTCGGAAAATGAGAGGCTGCGCAGCAAGGTGGAGCAGCTCAGCCAGGAGCTGGACACCCTGCGTGGGCTCTTCCGCCAGGTGCCCGAGGGCACCATCACCCACTCCCGGCCCTAG